A region from the Papio anubis isolate 15944 chromosome 6, Panubis1.0, whole genome shotgun sequence genome encodes:
- the PSORS1C2 gene encoding psoriasis susceptibility 1 candidate gene 2 protein isoform X2 has protein sequence MMLNWKLLGILVLCLHASGISGSEDDPSHPPAEDREEAGSPTLPQGPPVPGDPWPGAPPLFEDPPPPRPSRPWRDLPETGVWPPEPPRTDPPQPPRPDDPWPAGPQPPEYPWPPAPEVDHRPQEEPDLDPPREEYR, from the exons ATGATGCTCAACTGGAAGCTCCTTGGGATCCTGGTCCTTTGCCTGCACGCCAGCG GCATCTCAGGCAGCGAGGACGACCCCTCTCACCCACCCGCAGAGGACCGAGAGGAGGCAGGCTCCCCAACATTGCCTCAGGGCCCCCCAGTCCCCGGTGACCCTTGGCCAGGGGCACCCCCTCTCTTTGAAGACCCTCCGCCTCCCCGCCCCAGTCGTCCCTGGAGAGACCTGCCTGAAACTGGAGTCTGGCCCCCTGAACCGCCTAGAACAGATCCTCCTCAACCTCCCCGGCCTGATGACCCTTGGCCAGCAGGACCCCAGCCCCCAGAATACCCCTGGCCTCCTGCCCCTGAGGTGGACCACCGACCTCAGGAGGAGCCAGACCTGGACCCACCCCGGGAAGAGTACAGATAA
- the PSORS1C2 gene encoding psoriasis susceptibility 1 candidate gene 2 protein isoform X1 yields MKVDISVITEMPSISGSEDDPSHPPAEDREEAGSPTLPQGPPVPGDPWPGAPPLFEDPPPPRPSRPWRDLPETGVWPPEPPRTDPPQPPRPDDPWPAGPQPPEYPWPPAPEVDHRPQEEPDLDPPREEYR; encoded by the exons ATGAAGGTGGACATCTCTGTGATTACGGAGATGCCAA GCATCTCAGGCAGCGAGGACGACCCCTCTCACCCACCCGCAGAGGACCGAGAGGAGGCAGGCTCCCCAACATTGCCTCAGGGCCCCCCAGTCCCCGGTGACCCTTGGCCAGGGGCACCCCCTCTCTTTGAAGACCCTCCGCCTCCCCGCCCCAGTCGTCCCTGGAGAGACCTGCCTGAAACTGGAGTCTGGCCCCCTGAACCGCCTAGAACAGATCCTCCTCAACCTCCCCGGCCTGATGACCCTTGGCCAGCAGGACCCCAGCCCCCAGAATACCCCTGGCCTCCTGCCCCTGAGGTGGACCACCGACCTCAGGAGGAGCCAGACCTGGACCCACCCCGGGAAGAGTACAGATAA